A stretch of the Haloarcula ordinaria genome encodes the following:
- a CDS encoding PfkB family carbohydrate kinase encodes MTLVTVGETALRFSPPAGHRFETADEVTLQTDGISSTAAATAHRLGGDAVWVSKLPDTPLGRRVVAALHEHGLETDVVWADPGDGRQGLSFYEAGAAPREDRLLQDRTGAAMATLTPGELPMDRLQAADVLFVAGSMAALSETAADTAGAVLRAMPGTTALDLDFYPGLWTAERAFETLSDLFDAVDVLFARERQVEAVFDTTARPRELVHAIAADHGFETVVLTRDDHDVVAFHDNVIHEHDAIETETVDVTGQHAALVGAVLERLVGGAPLDEALSYGVAAAALTRTMPGPLTPLERAEVERLVDAQSDGRP; translated from the coding sequence ATGACACTCGTCACGGTCGGCGAGACGGCCCTCCGCTTCTCGCCGCCGGCCGGGCACAGGTTCGAAACCGCCGACGAGGTGACGCTCCAGACCGACGGCATCTCGAGCACCGCCGCCGCGACGGCCCATCGACTCGGGGGCGACGCCGTCTGGGTCTCGAAACTCCCCGACACGCCGCTCGGCCGTCGCGTCGTCGCTGCACTCCACGAGCACGGCCTTGAGACCGACGTCGTCTGGGCCGACCCCGGCGACGGACGGCAGGGACTGTCGTTCTACGAGGCCGGCGCGGCCCCGCGCGAGGACCGGCTCCTCCAGGACCGAACCGGCGCCGCGATGGCGACGCTGACCCCCGGCGAGCTGCCGATGGACCGCCTCCAGGCCGCCGACGTGCTGTTCGTCGCCGGGTCGATGGCTGCCCTGTCCGAGACGGCTGCCGACACGGCCGGGGCGGTGCTCCGGGCGATGCCGGGTACGACGGCTCTCGACCTGGACTTCTATCCGGGGCTGTGGACCGCGGAGCGCGCCTTCGAGACGCTCTCGGACCTGTTCGACGCCGTCGACGTCCTCTTCGCACGCGAGCGCCAGGTAGAGGCCGTCTTCGACACGACCGCACGCCCCCGCGAGCTGGTCCACGCCATCGCGGCCGACCACGGCTTCGAGACGGTGGTCCTGACGCGCGACGATCACGACGTCGTCGCCTTCCACGACAACGTCATCCACGAGCACGACGCTATCGAGACGGAGACGGTCGACGTCACCGGCCAGCACGCCGCCCTCGTCGGCGCCGTCCTCGAACGACTCGTCGGGGGCGCCCCGCTCGACGAAGCGCTGTCCTACGGTGTCGCGGCCGCCGCGCTGACGCGGACGATGCCGGGGCCGCTGACGCCGCTCGAACGCGCCGAAGTCGAGCGGCTCGTCGACGCGCAGTCCGACGGCCGTCCCTGA
- a CDS encoding PGF-CTERM sorting domain-containing protein, with amino-acid sequence MSETRTRAATLLVLLLVVAGSTVALSGAATAQSQVTLTVTVVDQDGDPLSNIDISATWDDGAGGPVNETTRANGQALVDVPAGADVQITVHDDEVVRNVPFTVEDASTRNVEVEVAPGATATVSVVGSGGDPVEDARVRLFTDGNYATDQQTGSDGTVTTPLIEEGTYTVIATKPGFFRNTTRATFVGENSTSITLTEGSVLVTFSVVDDHFEPNETMRDATIRVGDVGSVQTLSDGEATISLPVNDRYDVRVTKDGYQAYEERLSVQESAMTVNVSIARTPRVDVTPSNERVVVGESVSLTVTDEYEEPVPNATIRYDGADVATTDASGQATATVPTAGNVTFIAENGALSANVTVEGVEPGSEDGTPTEAMTQATTETATESTGVAGPGFTAIATLVALALAAAFLARRR; translated from the coding sequence ATGTCTGAGACACGGACCCGGGCCGCGACACTGCTCGTCTTGCTCCTGGTCGTCGCCGGTAGTACTGTAGCGCTCTCCGGAGCAGCGACGGCGCAATCGCAGGTGACGCTGACGGTCACCGTCGTCGACCAGGACGGTGACCCGCTCAGCAACATCGACATCTCCGCGACGTGGGACGACGGCGCCGGCGGCCCCGTCAACGAGACGACCCGTGCCAACGGCCAGGCGCTCGTCGACGTGCCGGCGGGCGCGGACGTCCAGATCACCGTCCACGACGACGAGGTCGTTCGGAACGTCCCGTTCACCGTCGAGGACGCCTCGACCCGTAACGTCGAAGTCGAAGTCGCGCCCGGTGCCACCGCGACCGTTTCCGTGGTCGGTAGCGGTGGCGACCCCGTCGAGGACGCCCGTGTCCGCCTGTTCACCGACGGCAACTACGCGACCGACCAGCAGACAGGGAGCGACGGCACCGTCACCACGCCACTCATCGAGGAGGGGACGTACACCGTCATCGCCACCAAGCCCGGATTCTTCCGCAACACGACCCGCGCCACGTTCGTCGGGGAGAACTCGACGTCCATCACGCTGACAGAGGGGTCGGTGCTCGTCACCTTCTCCGTCGTCGACGACCACTTCGAGCCAAACGAGACGATGCGTGATGCGACGATTCGCGTCGGCGACGTCGGCTCCGTCCAGACACTGTCGGACGGCGAGGCGACCATCTCCCTGCCGGTCAACGACCGGTACGACGTCCGTGTCACCAAGGACGGCTACCAGGCGTACGAGGAGCGCCTCAGCGTCCAGGAGTCCGCGATGACCGTCAACGTCTCTATCGCGCGGACGCCTCGCGTCGACGTGACGCCGTCCAACGAACGTGTCGTGGTCGGCGAGTCGGTCAGCCTGACGGTCACCGACGAGTACGAGGAGCCGGTTCCGAACGCGACGATTCGCTACGACGGGGCGGACGTCGCAACGACGGACGCCTCGGGCCAGGCGACTGCCACCGTCCCGACGGCCGGGAACGTCACCTTCATCGCGGAGAACGGTGCGCTGAGCGCTAACGTCACCGTCGAGGGCGTCGAACCCGGGAGCGAAGACGGGACGCCGACCGAGGCGATGACCCAGGCGACGACCGAGACGGCGACGGAGTCGACGGGCGTCGCAGGCCCCGGATTCACCGCTATCGCGACGCTGGTGGCGCTCGCACTCGCAGCGGCGTTCCTGGCCCGGCGCCGCTAG
- a CDS encoding aminomethyltransferase family protein, whose product MTVLEAVHEAHDATFREVGGRRVVDNYGRPERTHRAVRNVAGVCEFGYGVLVVTGEDRVEYVDNAVSNRVPEADGQGTYALLLDPQGRVETDMYVYNAGERLLVFTPPQKAEPLAEEWAEKTFIQDVEFRVATDDFATFGVHGPKSTEKIASVLHQASSPEALLSFDRGELGDAGVTVIRTDNLAGEESYDVVCGADDAERVFDTLVNRGLNAVPFGYRTWETLTLEAGTPLFDTEIEGQLPNDLGLRNALDFEKGCYVGQEVVSRVENRGHPSTMVAGLAVDGLPESGAAVFAGDEHVGEVTRAVDSPMRSAPIALATLDWDLPEDSLTVRIDDSPVGAQRVSLPFVEGSATSARLPTYE is encoded by the coding sequence ATGACCGTTCTCGAGGCTGTCCACGAAGCCCACGACGCGACGTTCCGCGAGGTCGGCGGCCGGCGCGTCGTCGACAACTACGGCCGCCCGGAGCGGACCCACCGGGCGGTCCGCAACGTCGCCGGTGTCTGTGAGTTCGGCTACGGCGTCCTCGTCGTCACCGGCGAGGACCGCGTCGAGTACGTCGACAACGCCGTCTCGAACCGCGTCCCCGAGGCCGACGGGCAGGGGACGTACGCGCTCTTGCTGGACCCGCAGGGCCGGGTCGAAACCGACATGTACGTCTACAACGCGGGCGAGCGCCTCTTGGTCTTCACTCCGCCACAGAAGGCCGAACCGCTAGCCGAGGAGTGGGCCGAGAAGACGTTCATCCAGGACGTCGAGTTCCGGGTGGCGACCGACGACTTCGCGACCTTCGGCGTCCACGGACCGAAGTCCACGGAGAAGATCGCCAGCGTCCTCCACCAGGCGTCCTCGCCCGAAGCGCTGCTCTCGTTCGACCGTGGCGAACTCGGCGACGCTGGCGTGACCGTCATCCGGACCGATAACCTCGCCGGCGAGGAGAGCTACGACGTCGTCTGTGGCGCCGACGACGCCGAGCGCGTCTTCGATACGCTCGTCAACCGCGGGCTCAACGCCGTTCCCTTCGGCTACCGGACCTGGGAGACGCTCACCCTGGAGGCCGGAACGCCGCTGTTCGACACCGAAATCGAGGGGCAACTGCCGAACGACCTGGGCCTGCGCAACGCGCTGGACTTCGAGAAGGGGTGTTACGTCGGGCAGGAGGTCGTCTCGCGCGTCGAGAACCGCGGCCACCCGAGCACGATGGTCGCCGGCCTGGCCGTCGACGGTCTGCCCGAATCGGGCGCGGCCGTCTTCGCGGGCGACGAACACGTCGGCGAGGTCACCCGCGCCGTCGACAGTCCGATGCGGTCGGCGCCCATCGCACTGGCGACCCTCGACTGGGACCTGCCCGAGGACTCGCTGACGGTCCGAATCGACGACAGCCCGGTCGGCGCACAGCGGGTGTCGCTCCCCTTCGTCGAGGGCTCCGCGACGTCGGCGCGACTGCCGACCTACGAGTAG
- a CDS encoding geranylgeranyl reductase family protein, whose protein sequence is MHDVVVVGAGPAGSRYARRAAERGLDVLVFEQGTVGEPLACSGHVSTDIWAYTGESARDELFQNEISGARFHTGGPGSADHPFYKDEVISNVIDRVGLDRHLADLAREAGADVREDHTVVGVSEERDGVTVTVRGPDGVETHQAKLVAGCDGPKSRVRRELDLPEPDELLHGVLGFTDEVDHGDFVDVHLTVPKFFAWRIPRGEAGVEYGLAVPPGDDARGRFEEFCAGYGVEPDHRCSGLIPIGPSRRVTGHRSFLVGDAAAQTKPFTGGGILYGMTAADHAAREIAPDDPGTLGDYERAWRADLRSEIRLGHAVRAGYSVPKPLQKMGMRAFEGEIGVHMDRPTTLFSREQLKALLSRS, encoded by the coding sequence ATGCACGACGTCGTCGTGGTCGGAGCCGGCCCGGCCGGGTCGCGGTACGCCCGCCGGGCCGCCGAGCGAGGGCTCGACGTGCTCGTCTTCGAGCAGGGGACGGTCGGGGAGCCACTGGCCTGCTCGGGCCACGTCAGCACGGACATCTGGGCGTACACCGGCGAGAGCGCCCGCGACGAGCTGTTCCAGAACGAGATTTCGGGCGCGCGGTTCCACACGGGCGGGCCTGGCAGTGCCGACCACCCCTTCTACAAGGACGAGGTCATCTCGAACGTCATCGACCGCGTGGGGCTGGACCGCCACCTCGCGGACCTGGCCCGCGAGGCTGGGGCCGACGTTCGGGAGGACCACACCGTGGTCGGGGTCAGCGAGGAGCGCGACGGCGTCACCGTCACGGTTCGCGGGCCGGACGGCGTCGAGACCCACCAGGCGAAACTGGTCGCCGGCTGTGACGGCCCCAAGAGCCGCGTCCGTCGCGAACTCGACCTGCCCGAACCCGACGAACTCCTCCACGGTGTCCTCGGGTTCACCGACGAGGTGGACCACGGGGACTTCGTCGACGTCCACCTCACCGTCCCGAAGTTCTTCGCCTGGCGCATCCCCCGGGGCGAGGCGGGCGTCGAGTACGGCCTCGCCGTGCCGCCGGGCGACGACGCCCGCGGCCGCTTCGAGGAATTCTGTGCCGGCTACGGCGTCGAGCCGGACCACCGCTGTTCGGGCCTCATTCCCATCGGGCCGTCCCGGCGGGTCACCGGCCACCGGTCGTTCCTCGTCGGCGACGCGGCGGCCCAGACCAAGCCCTTCACGGGCGGCGGCATCCTCTACGGCATGACCGCGGCCGACCACGCGGCCCGGGAGATCGCCCCCGACGACCCGGGGACGCTGGGCGACTACGAGCGGGCGTGGCGCGCGGACCTCCGCTCGGAGATTCGACTGGGCCACGCCGTCCGCGCGGGCTACTCGGTGCCGAAGCCGCTCCAGAAAATGGGGATGAGAGCGTTCGAGGGGGAAATCGGGGTCCACATGGACCGGCCGACCACGCTGTTCTCGCGAGAGCAGCTGAAGGCGCTGCTCTCGCGGTCGTGA
- a CDS encoding WD40/YVTN/BNR-like repeat-containing protein — protein MNVYAGLTDRVLIGDGTQWTERLVGRTIECVAADASVPDRAFVGTVDAGLQRTTDGGERWTESLATDDRVTSVTVSPHDPDVVWAGTEPSAVYRSTDGGESWTERGGLTDLESASRWSFPPRPSTHHVRWLAVAPDDPEQLYVAIEAGAFVRSPDGGETWVDHPEGARRDNHTLATHPDAPDRVYTAAGDGYALSADRGATWTHPQAGLDHRYVWSVAVHPEDPDRVVVSAASGAYAAHSTTGTSHVYRWTGDEWAHAMAGLPDPDGLARPVLATDDTAFYALSNHGLFRSADGREWTPVGEWHDDYDQVPRGLAVV, from the coding sequence ATGAACGTGTACGCCGGACTCACAGACCGGGTGCTGATCGGCGACGGTACGCAGTGGACCGAGCGGCTAGTGGGGCGGACTATCGAATGTGTCGCGGCGGACGCCTCGGTCCCGGACCGGGCGTTCGTCGGCACCGTCGACGCCGGCCTCCAGCGGACGACTGACGGCGGCGAGAGGTGGACCGAATCGCTCGCGACCGACGACCGGGTGACCAGCGTCACCGTCAGCCCACACGACCCCGACGTGGTGTGGGCGGGGACCGAACCGAGCGCCGTCTACCGCTCGACCGACGGCGGCGAGTCGTGGACCGAGCGCGGCGGGCTGACCGACCTCGAGTCGGCGTCGCGGTGGTCGTTCCCACCGCGGCCCTCAACGCACCACGTCCGCTGGCTTGCCGTCGCTCCGGACGACCCCGAACAGCTGTACGTCGCCATCGAGGCCGGCGCGTTCGTCCGGAGTCCCGACGGCGGCGAGACGTGGGTCGACCACCCCGAAGGCGCTCGGCGGGACAACCACACGCTCGCGACCCACCCCGACGCGCCCGACCGGGTGTACACCGCTGCTGGCGACGGCTACGCGCTCTCGGCGGACCGGGGAGCGACCTGGACCCACCCGCAGGCAGGGTTGGACCACCGCTACGTCTGGAGCGTCGCCGTCCATCCCGAGGACCCCGACCGCGTGGTCGTCTCCGCGGCGAGCGGGGCCTACGCGGCCCACAGCACGACCGGGACGAGCCACGTCTACCGCTGGACCGGCGACGAGTGGGCACACGCGATGGCGGGCCTCCCCGACCCGGACGGACTCGCCCGGCCGGTGCTGGCGACCGACGACACGGCGTTCTACGCGCTCAGCAATCACGGACTGTTCCGGTCGGCGGACGGTCGGGAGTGGACCCCTGTCGGCGAGTGGCACGACGACTACGACCAGGTCCCCCGTGGACTGGCGGTCGTCTAG
- the uvrA gene encoding excinuclease ABC subunit UvrA: protein MSKDVIEVTGAAEHNLKDVDVEIPREELTVVTGLSGSGKSSLAFETVYAEGQRRYIESLSAYARNFLGQMDKPQVENVEGLSPAISIDQKNAANNPRSTVGTVTELHDYLRLLYARVGVPHCPECGREVGEQSAQNMVSRILELPEGTRAKLCAPVVRDQKGAFEDLFDDLVSDGYSRVEVDGEEYDLTMDRPELDENYDHTVDVVVDRIKVSKEARSRITDSVETALSEAEGTLKVVLPDPPEGAADTLGGSTSRRTGDLAHDDAEDANEDRLVVELSEELACTHCGIDISEIETRSFSFNSPHGACPACEGLGETKEVSEDLVVRDTSKPLKHVFEPWSYDRTYYSRQIDNVAEHFGVDVSTPFEELDPEIRRQFLYGTDDLVHFQWRTKNGTREKTERFEGVIPNLERRHVETDSERAREHIEDFMATTTCPDCEGTRLKAESRAVLVDGTALTEVSRMSIGDALAHFEGLEANLSARDTTIAEEILKEIRARLGFMKEVGLEYLTLDREAATLSGGESQRIRLATQIGSGLVGVLYVLDEPSIGLHHRDNDRLLNTLAELRDLGNTLLVVEHDTETMRRADNIIDMGPGPGRRGGEVVVNGTVEEVMASDESVTGEYLSGERVIPVPEERREGDGTLTVKGARQHNLADLDVEFPLSTFTAITGVSGSGKSTLMHDVLYKGLVRRMNDTDVNPGEHDDIEGIDNIETVRLIDQSPIGRTPRSNPATYTNVFDHIRELFAETSLSKQRGYEKGRFSFNVKGGRCEGCGGQGTVTIDMNFLSDVDVPCEECGGARYNDETLDVTYKGATIADVLQMTVEEAYDFFESHSGIRRRLQLLKDVGLDYMKLGQPSTTLSGGEAQRIKLAEELGKKDSGETLYLLDEPTTGLHPEDERKLIDVLHRLTDDGNTVVVIEHELDLVKNADHILDLGPEGGENGGTLVAAGTPEEVARTDESYTGQYLRDLLPSVDLEGPRADRDVAQPAADDD from the coding sequence ATGAGTAAGGACGTCATCGAGGTCACGGGCGCAGCGGAACACAACCTCAAGGACGTCGACGTGGAGATCCCCCGCGAGGAGCTCACCGTCGTCACCGGGCTGTCGGGGTCGGGGAAGTCGTCGCTCGCGTTCGAGACGGTGTACGCGGAGGGCCAGCGGCGCTACATCGAGTCGCTGTCGGCGTACGCCCGGAACTTCCTGGGCCAGATGGACAAGCCACAGGTCGAGAACGTCGAGGGGCTCTCGCCGGCCATCTCCATCGACCAGAAGAACGCCGCGAACAACCCCCGCTCGACGGTGGGGACCGTCACCGAACTGCACGACTACCTCCGCCTGTTGTACGCCCGCGTCGGCGTGCCCCACTGCCCGGAGTGTGGCCGCGAGGTGGGCGAGCAGTCGGCCCAGAACATGGTGTCTCGCATCCTCGAACTCCCCGAAGGAACGCGTGCGAAACTGTGTGCTCCCGTGGTCAGGGACCAGAAGGGTGCGTTCGAGGACCTGTTCGACGACCTGGTGAGCGACGGGTACTCGCGAGTGGAGGTCGACGGCGAGGAGTACGACCTCACGATGGACCGCCCCGAACTCGACGAGAACTACGACCACACGGTCGACGTGGTGGTCGACCGCATCAAGGTCTCGAAAGAGGCACGTTCGCGCATCACCGACTCCGTCGAGACGGCGCTGAGCGAGGCCGAGGGGACGCTGAAGGTCGTCCTCCCGGACCCGCCCGAGGGCGCGGCCGACACGCTCGGCGGGTCGACCAGCCGGCGGACGGGCGATCTGGCTCACGACGACGCCGAGGACGCGAACGAGGACCGACTAGTCGTCGAACTCTCCGAGGAACTCGCCTGTACGCACTGTGGCATCGACATCTCCGAGATAGAGACGCGCTCGTTCTCGTTCAACTCCCCGCACGGTGCCTGTCCAGCCTGTGAGGGGCTGGGCGAGACCAAGGAGGTCAGCGAGGACCTGGTCGTCCGCGACACCTCGAAGCCCCTGAAGCACGTCTTCGAGCCCTGGAGCTACGACCGGACCTACTACTCCCGGCAGATAGACAACGTCGCTGAGCACTTCGGCGTCGACGTCTCGACGCCCTTCGAGGAGCTGGACCCGGAGATTCGACGCCAGTTCCTCTACGGGACCGACGACCTCGTGCACTTCCAGTGGCGCACGAAGAACGGCACGCGCGAGAAGACCGAGCGCTTCGAGGGCGTCATCCCGAACCTGGAACGGCGTCACGTCGAGACGGACTCCGAGCGCGCCCGCGAGCACATCGAGGATTTCATGGCGACGACGACCTGTCCGGACTGCGAGGGGACCCGCCTGAAAGCCGAGTCGCGGGCTGTCCTCGTGGACGGGACCGCGCTCACCGAGGTCAGCCGGATGTCCATCGGCGACGCGCTGGCCCACTTCGAGGGGCTGGAGGCGAACCTCTCGGCGCGCGATACGACCATCGCCGAGGAGATCCTGAAAGAGATACGCGCCCGCCTCGGCTTCATGAAGGAGGTCGGGCTTGAGTACCTGACGCTGGACCGCGAGGCCGCGACGCTCTCCGGCGGCGAGAGTCAGCGCATCCGGCTGGCCACTCAGATCGGCTCCGGCCTCGTCGGCGTCCTCTACGTGCTCGACGAGCCCTCCATCGGCCTGCACCACCGGGACAACGACCGCCTGCTGAACACCTTGGCAGAACTGCGTGACCTGGGCAACACCCTGCTGGTCGTCGAGCACGACACCGAGACGATGCGCCGGGCCGACAACATCATCGACATGGGTCCCGGTCCCGGCCGGCGCGGCGGCGAGGTGGTCGTCAACGGCACCGTCGAGGAGGTCATGGCGAGCGACGAATCGGTGACCGGCGAGTACCTCTCGGGCGAACGGGTGATTCCAGTCCCCGAGGAACGCCGCGAGGGCGACGGGACGCTCACGGTGAAGGGCGCGCGCCAGCACAACCTGGCCGACCTCGACGTCGAGTTCCCACTGAGTACCTTCACCGCCATCACGGGCGTCTCCGGGTCCGGGAAGTCGACGCTGATGCACGACGTGCTCTACAAGGGACTGGTCCGCCGGATGAACGACACCGACGTCAACCCCGGCGAGCACGACGATATCGAGGGCATCGACAACATCGAGACGGTACGATTGATCGACCAGTCACCCATCGGCCGGACGCCCCGGTCGAACCCGGCGACCTACACCAACGTCTTCGACCACATCCGCGAACTGTTCGCCGAGACCAGCCTCTCGAAGCAGCGCGGGTACGAGAAGGGACGCTTCTCGTTCAACGTCAAGGGCGGCCGCTGTGAGGGCTGTGGCGGCCAGGGAACGGTCACCATCGACATGAACTTCCTCTCGGACGTCGACGTCCCCTGCGAGGAGTGTGGCGGAGCCCGGTACAACGACGAGACGCTGGACGTTACGTACAAGGGCGCGACCATCGCCGACGTGCTGCAGATGACCGTCGAGGAGGCCTACGACTTCTTCGAGAGCCACTCGGGCATCCGCCGCCGCCTCCAGCTCCTGAAGGACGTCGGGCTGGACTACATGAAACTGGGTCAACCCTCGACCACCCTCTCCGGCGGCGAGGCCCAGCGAATCAAACTCGCCGAGGAACTTGGCAAGAAGGACTCCGGCGAGACGCTGTATCTGCTGGACGAACCGACGACCGGCCTCCACCCGGAGGACGAGCGGAAGCTCATCGACGTGCTCCACCGCCTGACCGACGACGGCAACACCGTGGTCGTCATCGAGCACGAACTCGACCTGGTGAAGAACGCCGACCACATCCTCGACCTCGGCCCGGAGGGCGGGGAGAACGGCGGGACGCTCGTCGCAGCGGGGACGCCCGAGGAGGTGGCGCGGACCGACGAGTCCTACACCGGCCAGTACCTCCGTGACCTGCTTCCGAGCGTCGACCTCGAGGGCCCGCGAGCGGACCGCGACGTGGCCCAGCCGGCGGCCGACGACGACTAG
- a CDS encoding LURP-one-related/scramblase family protein has protein sequence MSAPSTYDISGIELTDDSYTVEQSLVRNKYKAMDAAGNVVLRGKQKMFKLKEEFPFVDGNGDDVFSVTAASMLDVAGNYVLSDARTGEEVVVLDNDFSLLQDTWRVRDPETGSELARIDSRGALVTIARNTLPFGGWIPHKYEITDAEGDHVGRIDGQFSLKDRYEITIDDASDVPKESVIAAAMVIDAIQGN, from the coding sequence ATGAGCGCGCCCTCCACGTACGACATCAGCGGCATCGAACTCACCGACGACTCCTACACTGTCGAACAGAGCCTCGTCCGGAACAAGTACAAGGCGATGGACGCCGCCGGGAACGTCGTCCTCCGGGGCAAACAGAAGATGTTCAAACTCAAGGAGGAGTTCCCCTTCGTCGATGGGAACGGCGACGACGTCTTCTCGGTGACGGCCGCGAGCATGCTCGACGTGGCGGGCAACTACGTCCTCTCGGACGCCCGGACCGGCGAGGAGGTCGTCGTGCTGGACAACGACTTCTCCCTGTTGCAGGACACCTGGCGGGTCCGTGACCCCGAAACGGGCTCGGAACTCGCTCGCATCGACTCCCGCGGTGCGCTGGTGACCATCGCACGGAACACCCTCCCCTTCGGTGGGTGGATTCCGCACAAGTACGAGATTACCGACGCGGAGGGCGACCACGTCGGCCGTATCGACGGCCAGTTCTCACTGAAGGACCGGTACGAGATAACCATCGACGACGCCAGCGACGTACCGAAGGAGTCGGTCATCGCCGCCGCGATGGTCATCGACGCAATCCAGGGCAACTGA
- a CDS encoding LVIVD repeat-containing protein yields the protein MRRRGFLQRLGAGGLTLGLGTGAVAGHPAPTDDSTAGRATGTPTGNGLLGVLDLPAAHEAVVSPDGHTAYVAVGDGVALVDITAPADPQLLATRTDLLADSADGPMQRVQDLAVNGSRLLVVGPAHPSEGARGLVVFDVSDRQTPRQVATFEFDSTVHNCDFDGRYAFLTANGRESNPLVVVDTETEREVGTWSLFDVDGRWRDVSPGLRSLHDVTVQDGRAYLAHWDAGTWILDVADPAAPELVSKVRGRDPTTLAAVAEPWRESSLPPGNDHYVTVDEDAMLLGVGSETFALEDGTGGPSGIELFDVSDPTAPQSLATIEPPPSENPTRDGVLTTAHNFELTEGRCYASWYLGGVTVHDITDPSNPRAVYRWRDSQRASFWTAQRAGETFVATSTNALGGVEVQPGLYTFADPSDEGSAGTDAQTGTDESRNGDGAAAAGAGGAGFGVAAALSAVGLWAWRRRGE from the coding sequence ATGCGCCGCCGTGGATTCCTCCAGCGCCTCGGTGCCGGCGGTCTCACTCTCGGTCTCGGGACCGGGGCCGTCGCTGGCCATCCGGCACCGACAGACGACAGCACTGCCGGGCGGGCCACCGGGACGCCGACCGGCAACGGGCTGCTGGGCGTGCTGGACCTGCCCGCTGCCCACGAAGCCGTCGTCAGCCCGGACGGCCACACTGCGTACGTGGCTGTCGGCGACGGCGTCGCGCTGGTCGACATCACCGCGCCGGCCGACCCGCAACTACTCGCGACCCGGACGGACCTGCTCGCCGACAGCGCCGACGGCCCGATGCAGCGCGTCCAGGACCTCGCCGTCAACGGCTCCCGCCTGCTCGTCGTCGGGCCGGCCCACCCCAGCGAAGGGGCCCGCGGCCTCGTGGTGTTCGACGTCAGCGACCGCCAGACCCCCCGGCAGGTCGCCACGTTCGAGTTCGACTCGACGGTCCACAACTGCGACTTCGACGGCCGCTACGCCTTTCTAACCGCGAACGGCCGCGAGTCGAACCCGCTGGTCGTCGTCGACACCGAGACCGAACGCGAGGTCGGCACGTGGTCGCTGTTCGACGTCGACGGGCGCTGGCGGGACGTCTCACCGGGCCTGCGCTCGCTGCACGACGTCACTGTCCAGGACGGCCGGGCATATCTGGCCCACTGGGACGCCGGCACGTGGATACTGGACGTCGCCGACCCCGCCGCGCCCGAACTCGTCTCGAAGGTCCGCGGGCGGGACCCCACGACGCTCGCTGCCGTCGCGGAGCCCTGGCGAGAGAGCAGTCTCCCGCCCGGCAACGACCACTACGTCACCGTCGACGAGGACGCGATGCTGCTCGGCGTCGGGAGCGAGACGTTCGCGCTCGAGGACGGGACCGGCGGGCCGAGCGGTATCGAGCTGTTCGACGTCAGCGACCCGACGGCGCCCCAGTCACTCGCGACCATCGAGCCGCCGCCGTCGGAGAACCCGACGCGGGACGGCGTCCTGACGACGGCACACAACTTCGAACTCACCGAGGGACGGTGTTACGCGTCGTGGTACCTCGGCGGCGTCACGGTCCACGATATCACTGACCCGTCGAACCCACGGGCGGTGTACCGCTGGCGCGACAGCCAGCGCGCGTCGTTCTGGACCGCCCAGCGAGCGGGGGAGACGTTCGTCGCCACCAGCACGAACGCCCTCGGCGGGGTCGAGGTCCAGCCCGGACTCTACACGTTCGCCGACCCGTCCGACGAGGGCTCGGCAGGGACCGACGCACAGACGGGGACCGACGAGTCACGGAACGGCGACGGTGCGGCTGCGGCCGGCGCCGGCGGTGCCGGGTTCGGCGTGGCGGCGGCGCTCTCGGCAGTCGGGTTGTGGGCGTGGCGACGGCGTGGGGAGTAG